The region TTCAAGTTTAGCTAATAGGTGTACTTTCAGTGAGGATATAAGATATGCATCCACTCATCAGAATATTAGGCACACCATCGCAAGCTAGTGACCGCTAATGGAAGATCTAGTCAGAGACTTCTTATTTTACTTtgagatggttttttttttaatgaaggtGATTGGCATGGGCTGTGCTTCTATCTGAACTTAGTCAGCTTTCAGTTATTACATTATATCAGTACAATATGACAATAAAGAAGGAGAATAATCTGTCAGAATGCTTGAAACTGAGTATTGTCTTTGTAAAGTATAAAATGCTGATTTGGCTCTTGTACTGATTTCATTCGACTGTGCGGTGcatgacagtaaaaaaaaaaaaaaactgttcccCGCGTCCTTAAGACGCATGTTAAGGTAATTGGATACTTTTGATTGTCCCTGGCTTAATGGTTGTTTGTCCATGTGCCCTGAAACTGACTGATGATCAGTACAGGAAACAAAGTCATCTGAGGTAGGCTCAATTTACCCACAAATTTCAAGAGGACAGCAGAAGGTTGCATGCCTAATGTTCTGACCAGTTTGAGCATACACTGGCATACGCTTCAAAACACTTTTACAGGGTAAATTGAAATCACatttccaacatttttttttttaactatggtTTGATCCAAACCTACATGGCAAtgttaaaacatgtttttttggggagggTCTGCCAATAATGTTTGTACTGCCAATGAATGAGTAATCACGCCTGTTGTGCAACCTACTGGATAACTTCATGTTAGTCACTTTTCCAAAGACTAAAATTTGAATGGCTGGCAAACGGTGTTGCTCTCTAAAGCCAATCTACTCTGCTCAACTCCAGAAAAGAATAACAGAACAACTACTACACATGGCAGCCTcactttaaataaaataaatcatttaccAGCAGAAAGCCATACAGACAAGAGTCTGCCTGCACAAAGATTTGTCAATTTCACTGAGTGCTGCAAAGAGAGGCACTAtgacactgactttttttttttttaacagtaccTAGCTGCAGAGTGGTTTGTTTATAGCTTCAAACTGCTTCGTTTGTGAATATAGTCATAAGCCAGAGGCAGCGAGCATGTACAAGTGTGCTGAACATAGTAAAGGAAGCTGTGACGACAGGAAGCAGCGATTTCAATCTATCAGTTTTCTTCTATGAGGTTCAAATCCAATTCTGTGCAGTCTCGTTCAAAAACCAAATCGGCCTCAGGCGTCACAGTTCTTTTAATTGTAtcgtcttcatcctcctcttcacTTTCACTCAGTGGTCTGATGCTGGCTCTATGCAAAAACTCCACAGGCGACGGCACAGTTTTCTGGTCCATTTGTGAGTGTACCACGGCCGTGCAAGCATTTGAACATGAAACTTGGGCCTCACCATTTCCAATCTGGAGAAAGGCAAAATTGTTATTAGGGTGCCATACGCCACAAACATCATGGAAGAAAAACTCATACAGTGTGAAtatagtggatataaaaagtctacacatccCTGTTGAAAATCCCAGGATTTTGctattgaaaaataaatgagaCCAAGAAAATAATTTCCCAACTTTTTTCACCATTCAAACAACCTTCTGTTTTCAGAATTGACTAATTACATTCAAAGTTATATTAAGTGACTGGTAGCACACACTGGCCACCACACATtgggaaataaatgttttggtcCAATGAACcttgaacagttgaaatttctTTGGGGTTGGTATGAAGTGGCAGGTGTATGTTGACTGCCCTTTAACACAAGTTCGGATGTGATTGGCCAATTCTGAatacagcacaaaaaaaaaagtgtgtgtgtgtacttgggCAACCGTAATAtcgcaatttttttatttcttatctcAAAAGGatgttttttcttcacttgaGTTTTACAAGTCATTGAGCACaacagcatatatatatatatatattttttagaaattattacttagtctgttttttttttaaacaaataaatccTAAAATTTCAAcctgggtgtgtagactttttatatcaacTTCGTGTTGCCCAACCATACCCTGTCTGTTAATATTGGTAAAATGATAAAACATTGCCAGCTCAGTGAAAAGTTTCCCCATGAACAGTTTGATCAAGGGACCAATTCCAAGAAATTAAATAGATTGTGTTCGACCTTGGATGTGAACCTTTCAATCTTAACACTGCCAATTTGCTAAATCCATCCAACCACACCCAactgtaattaaaaataaaaaacaatggtAAACTGACTGGATTAGCATGATGAATAAGTCAAAGCCGGCTATGCTTGACAGCTTGCATTATCAGCTGCTTTGGTTAATTGCCTGCCATCTTAAACACTGCTGCGGTGTCTCTTTGTACCTCTTCTACTTTCTTATAAAGTCTGACTAGGGTTAGTGAGCAACATTATACACCCGAACCTCGATTTTACACCGTTCGATTCCACGCAACTTTCTGTCGAACACGGTTTGGTCATGGACTCCAATTTTTTCGGCGTAAATACAATTTcaagtagtattttaaatggacaATATAAGGATCGTGCAGAGCTAAATGACAAGCGCGTaaaccttagcatttccgtgaCCAGTTTAAAGGTGTTTGATAATAAGAGGTCGGGCTGTTTGATCTTTATGGCTACTTTATCACAGTGTTACGGATAGCTGGGATTGTAATTGAGTCTGAAAGAGGGAAGTTCGCAGAAGCTCCTCATCCACATAGATGTGGAGCAAAACTTCGGCTGTCCAACAACATGCCTGAGCTAAATCAACGCAACAAAGGACCAAAGGTAACAAAGGTTTTTTTTATACAACATGCTTTCGGGGGTAACgagattcccaaattctggaaccTAAAGTTCGCATAAAAATCAAGATTTCGGTGGTATTGTTCCACAAATTATGCATGAAGGGATCTGAGAATCTGGAGGCAATTACACGGCATTGTAAGGAGTAACTCAAGCTAACCTGTGTCATCTTGCTAAAGTCGAGGCCCGGCCTCGGGCCAGGTAGCACGTCCGGGTCGTGGGGCCTCTTCAAGCCAGGTTTGCGCATGTCGCAGGGCTGTGAGCGGCATCGCGGTACTGCTCGATGCAGGTCGCGTCGAGAGGAGGATGGTGTACTGCAGGCTGAAGTAGGGGATGGTGACCAAGCTGAGCAATCCATACCGGAGCAGCCATATGGCAGAGCAGAGTTGTGGGCCAGCTGGGGGCACTGGGACAACACTGACGTGTTCAGAACTTGCAAAGGTGACAGGGAGTACCGGCGGTGTAGCGCAGCGTGACACACAAGGGGCGTCGGTGACGAGGAGCAAGACGATGGGGTGGCGAATGACGACAAGCAAGCTGTTTTGGGGGAGTCACATGGGTCCCACGGAAAGCTCCATGACAGCGGAGAGTCAGTGGATAATGCTAAGCTAAAGAAAGTAGGGCTCGTGGAAGAATGCAGAGAGGATGATTTATAGAAAGTCCTGGGGCCGCAAAGAGGAAACGAGCTGGCAACCGAGCTTAAATGAGAGGTTCCTGCACTTTGGGTAGCACGTTTTACTGGGGTCCAAACTTTGGATGCACAAGGATGCCACGTGGAGCGGCACTGAGACAGGTCCTCCGGAacagagagggagcgacagtGACGCTTTGgagggggtggtggtggggagCACTGGAAACAGTCAGCTGTAATGGAAACCTCAGGTTCATGGTGAGCTTTTGCCACTTGGTGAGGCCACGTGGAATCCAGTCCACAGGTTGCAGGTTGGGCTTTGAATGATGGCTGTGTGGCAAAGCTCCTTTCTGGTAATGCCAAGGGAAACCGTGACGCAGCTTGTCACATGTTACAAATGCATCTCTTATTTCAGTGAACTTGCCTTGTGTCGGCTTGCGTGCAGTCCAGGAGATAGTGGGGCTGGAGCCTAATGCAGGGAGGGTCTGAAAACATGAGACAAGTAATTCAAATtccatccccccccaaaaaaccctaGAGCAGGTGTGGCCAACCCGCAggtcgcgagccgcatgcggctcctttacgttcatatcaacattgacgggtttttttgtgcgtgttcgcttcgcttgagttcaatatggtattttcgtcaaacgctgcgtgttcactTCAATACGGAATTTTCGTCATGTGCATGAGGTGAAAttccgcaaaggaggaggggcaaACCCATTCAAGGAAACAATTAGTGTCAATTTCTCTCTCAAaatggcagggaaaaaaaatagtagtagtagtagttgttcatgtgtgctcatgtataTGATGTGGCTCCTTGCGgtaacagtaaaaaatgtggcttttaGTCTCGGACTGGTTGGCCACTCCTGCCCTAGAGTGAAGCCACATTTCCACAAAGCAATACAGGTTTGTTTTTCCACCACGGGTGTGTCAGCAAGATGCCAAGAGCTGCTTCAGCTATATAGTATGACATCATATCATACcataccaaacaaacaaaccaaactgCATGGAATTGTCCTGTAATTATACATAGAACATAAACAACTTCAAAGAGTCCGATCTGCACACAGGGCAATTGACTGCATTTCCTTGAATGACTGCTAcgtcattttaaaaacattttgagacGAGAGAATCTCCACAAATGTACTTAACTCTTATTTATGTCTGTGTCATAACTAGCTAGCAGAGTACAACCTAATTGAGACTGAATTAACGTGCCTGTGTTGGTTGCGCTCAAAAGGTGCCATTTGACTCCAATTACAACAAGACACGATTAATTAAGATGAAAACATTAATTATGCCTATCCCCAGAGCACAACCAAAACAAGAAATACAGCTTTGAATCCTTTTCCACTTGTAATCTACAATGTGATCTTGATTtttcaccccccaaaaaatcaagtttttctttcaatataaattaattaataaaaatggTGAGCGTTCTTTTGGCCAACCACTGGACAGCATTACGTCCTTGTGGACTGCATGAGCAGCACAGGGGAGTGTTCTAAAAACAGGTCAGTGATGGGACATTATGATTTCCTAGAAATGTTGTGTTGATGCTCGCTGAGTTCAACAGAAATAGAGTGTTGTATTTTGATATATATCCTACCTTGTTGataattattgtgtaaattcaTTAACCTGATCCCATCTTCAGATTGATAAATATCCACCCATTCTTGCGGCTATTTTCTGTATCGCATATCCCCATGAGGGTTGCGTGtgagctggaacctatcccGCTTGACAATGAGTGAGAGGCAGGCGACACCCTGAACAATAATTACAgctaataaaaataacaatgaaatgtagttTGAGCATATATATTGACTGATTTAGAAGTTTGTATCAAACAGGTAACCCATCCCATTAATCAACACTAAAGTACATACTATAGTTCCAGCAAGAATAGTCaaataaagcaaaaacaaaagacaaattcTGTTATGTGCAAATGTTTAAGGTAGTTGGGTGGTATTTGGTTTGTTTAATGTACCAAACATACAAACTTATCCATACACAATCTCCCCCatgttttttaaatgttaacTTTAATGGTCATTAAATACTGAAAAATCATAATTAAATACCGAACCAAACCGAGCTGAACTGTACCACCGTGGAACCTAACTGAAGCAAATTACGTACCACATTCACACTGAAAGCCTTGTGATAAGGTTCTTCCAAACTTTGCTTTCGGAGCTGCTCCGTGATGAGTGTCACCATAATGGTAGCGCTGATCCAGGAACAGACACGCAGGGCCCTTTTTTCAAACACCTGGCATTATTCATGCCATGTGCCCTCCACACCTCACTGGGTCGAACATGTTATTACCATCTTCATTTCACCTAAAGGGAGATGAGAAAAATCATTACAGAGGAGCGTAAAACATCTGGAAAAGGCCATTTTAATTCAACAGCAGTTGCACATATCAAATATTCTAGTATATTCCGGTCTTGATATTGTCAAAcgctagaaaaaaaacaaaaggagtgAGTCTCTAAATGTATGAATCTCCAAGAAGTGTCTAATGGACTCGTGAAAGCCAGGAGCAGAAGTTCACGTTCACAAAAGCAGAGAACACACATGGACACGAGGCGACCCAGAACAAAGAAACACTTCACATTCCATCATGGTCACTTAATAAGTGAGCATTGCAATCCCTTATTAGTCGCACAAAAATCTACAGTCACAGCAAAAAGCATGCAGAACAAGTCCCAAGTGGAAaggttgtggggggggggggggggggggaaagtgaGAGTCAACGTTAGTTGGGTCGGCCTCAACAGATAACAGCAGTTGTGACTTGTGGAGAAAACTGAAGGGGGAGGGAGAGACCAAAAAGGGAGAAAATGGGGgaagtgtgaggaaaatgaaTGGGGATAGGAGTTGGAAGCATGCCATAGAGACTTTACAAGAGGTACAAAGGAAAGGTGTCAAAGTACTCAGCATTTATGATACCAAGGCAAATTCCTTACGAtgtatttattaaaaacaagAGAGAGAGGTTCTTTCGTATATTAACATTATCCTATTAGATCAAATAATTACCAAATCGGCAAACCTCACTTCAATAACAAAACAAGTTACTGTgacaatgaaaacaataactggGATTAAAAGATAATATGGTAGTTTATGGGCACTACAgcattgagtaaatatgaaaCCAAAGGTGATTCAAACTGCATTTGTTCTAGAAAGAACACATCATGTTCCAAGTCCAGGTTAAAACTGCTGACATAATGCAACGGGTACAATATCGTCTCACTCAATACTTGGTGTTGGCAGTCAGATGTGGCCTCGGGAGCCTTCCTCCTAAGGGCAAACGTGGTGATCCAcgtttataaaacaaaaaacaaaacaaaaaactaagCATGCAGACCAGATCCTCACAGATATGATCAGGCACCTCAACCACTATTCAAACGAGTTTTAGCCATAAACTGAAGTGCATCTCAAATAATCACACATCATGTTTTTACAAATAATTGTTTGAAAAAGGCGAATGACAACAGGGGACAGTTCAGATGTATCCAACTTACAACGTTTTGAGTAGTTTTCTGCATCCATTTATTTTCCCCAATGGACAATAAACACTCAATTAGTACATCCTAACCGTCAACTACAAGGCAAATTGTCACTGTCAAAACAcgatttacattttttaaaattagccACACCGTGTCTAGTGTTAAATAAAGTTAGCTCAGCAGCACGATGTAGCTCATCTAACACAACGTAGCAGTCGCCTCTGCTAGCCAGCTAGTAGGATAAGCGTCCCTATCCATCGTCTAATCGGCTAATTATATGTCGACTAATCGCTTGACATTGTACACAATTGCTGCCCTTATTGTTGAGACAACATGGCGTGACGGAATAAGACCATCCGAGCAGATATGATCACATTTGGCTAGCTTTACGCAGCTTATTTGCAAGCTAGCGTGCTACAGCTGTCTTGATGTATTACCTTCGTTCAGTGGTTCCTTAGCAACCGAAGCTGCACACAGTGCACCGGATGAGAGGTGCTAGGCAGACTATTTATATACCCTTTGGACGATACCATTCCGAGGGGGAAATACTCTGAATTAAATTTTACCATTAGAAGACACCGCGAGCACTACTTCCATTGTAAAGTAGCGGGTGTATAATAATTTATTTGCTATATTTTTATTCGTAACCACAAAATCGACATTTACGCTCTACGTATGCTAAACCTAGATAGACTAATCCACAAAGGGCTACAGTCGAAAACGACGGCGGAAATGTCGTAACGACTTAGACAGACGGGAGTAATTTTACATATATCGTTGGAGAAAACAATCTAATCTAATTCTGATACATATCATGTTGCTGCACAGACATTGGGATTAGTAACACGTTTATAACGCAAGATGACTAATTGAGCTCGTGTCTGCGCTGTCGAACTCAAGAATTCGTATAAGAGAACcgtttgaattattattattttttactaaCCAGCGTTACAGTGATTTAAGTGCTGCAAACAACTCCAACCCAAAGATATGGCTTCAGAGCACCTCAGAAAAGAGGAAACCCTAACAATGAGGAGGCGATTGATCGGGTAactattcttaaaaaaaaaaacatgtgattGAACTGCTTAGGTATATTGTAAACTATATGCTAGTTTGTCTCACATGCATCATGTGATAACTGTTACATATTTGTGATCGCAGGCAATCGTGCAGACTTTTTTATTCAGATGACCCTGTCAAAATTGTAAGAGCGAGGGGGCAATATCtttttgatgagaacgacaGGCGCTATTTGGACTGCATCAGCAATGTCCATCATGGTAAAGTATTTTATGGGGTACATAGTTCGTAATGTTTCTAAAACCGCATGCCACCCTAGTGCCACCTGGTGGTAAGAATGACTCAAACGCTTTTGAACTGTAGTGGGCCATTGCCACCCCAGCGTTacaaaggctgcagcagaacaaATGGAACTTCTGAACACCAACACGAGATTTCTGCACGACAATTTAGTCCTGTATGCAGACCGCCTGGCTTCCACCTTGCCTGAGAGACTGTCAGTCTTCTATTTTGTTAACTCTGGGTAGGTAACACAATAGAATGAGTGAGAAATATTCAGCTCTTGGGATAACGTGGAAGCAAACCAAGAAGCACTGAACCTTAATGGGTGATGTTTTTGCACAACTTGCTATCCTCACAATAAGAGCTGAAGAGCAAAATTAACAATTTTCCACCAATAAGGACATCTAATTCTGTTGCGTCTTTCTGTGATCTTCCAGTCTCAGTTGCAACATGGTGACACTCAAAAGCTTAACATTGCTGGGCATCGACTTGTTTTCGATCAACAGCACTCGATTAGGAAGACTATTTAAATGCCCACTCTAATTTACACCACTAAAAATATGGATTAAACTCCTGTTGTGATTTTTATCATTGAGCTCCTTATTATGAAAAAGCAAGTTGTGCTAAAGGTACTGAAATATTTAACAAGTGCATTTTCAAGTTTCGGTTCCATCGTGACATGTGACCCGAAACCCCAATATCAACTTTTAAAGTAGTGTAATTCTGTCAGTACCTAACAGTGCTTCAACGTGTTCTTCTGACAGCTCCGAGGCCAACGATCTTGCGCTACGCTTGGCTCAGCAGTACACTCAACACGAAGACGTCATCGTGCTTGATCAGTGAGGATTCCCCTACAACAAATCACATTCATTCACTTAACTGTGACTCATCAGTGTCAAATGTCCTTTTTAGTGCATACCACGGTCATTTAGTGTCCCTCATCGACATCAGTCCATACAAGTTCCGGAAattgaatggacaaaaagaatgGGTTCATGTGGTGTGTAAATATGATCACCCAAACTGCTAAAccatgtttttgtgttgttaaaTACTGTAACGTGTTTCACTGTCAGGCACCCTTACCAGACACCTACAGAGGCATGTACAAAGAGGATGAGCCAAATCCAGGTCAAGCTTATGCAAATACAGTCCATGACATAATAGAGGAGGTGCACAAGAAAGGTCGCAAGGTGATACAAGAAAATGAGTCAACAAAGGCATATAACAATCATGCAACATAATTCCCGTTTGCCACAGATAGCTGCCTTCTTTGCCGAATCAATGCCAAGCGTGGGAGGACAAATCGTTCTGCCACAAGGATACTCGGCTAAAGTTGCAAAGTAAGTCTCGTAATGCTGATGGCTGTGATCAGAACAAGGCCGCAATGCTTTGCTTGTTTTCCACAGGTATGTGCGCTCAGCGGGCGGCGTGTTTGTGTCTGACGAGGTGCAGACCGGCTTTGGACGCGTGGGAAGCCACTTTTGGGCTTTTCAGCTGCAAGGAGCAGATTTTTGCCCTGACATAGTGACCATGGGCAAGCCAATGGGGAATGGGCATCCCATTGCATGCGTAGCAACTACGGTGGAGATAGCTAGAGCTTTCACTGCCAACGGAGTAGAGTACTTCAATACGGTAAGTTTTTGTTTCAGCAGTCGACGCGTTAAAATTTTAGACAAACTTCTAACTTTGCATACTTATTCTGTGGATTTCTTTACAAAGCAAAATCCTGTACGGAATGATCAATTTCTTGCAGTTTGGAGGGAACCCGGTGTCTTGTGCAATTGGTTTGGCTGTCCTTGACGTGATAGAGAAAGAGGACTTGAGAGAAAACGCCAAAAGGGTCGGCACTCGTCTAAAAGATTTGTTCACCGAGCTGAAAACTAGACATAAAATTATTGGAGACATTAGGTAATAGTGTCATATGGGATGTAAAATCTGCCCTCccaaaagtttttgttttgagGAGTATAGATATAATTTTGGCTATTTTACAGGGGCGCGGGACTTTTCATAGGAGTTGAGCTGGTAGAAGACAGAGAACTGAGAACACCTGCCACTAAAGCAGCAGCACAAGTGGTGAAAAGGTACACCAGTAACTACAATATAGAATACACCAAAACCACATCAGTTTCTATATTGTAGAAATTTATAATAGAAAAACATATTAGGCCACCTTAAAGGCCTGCAAGTTTGTCGCTTAGGCCACCCAACAAGCCTAAAGTCAAGACTAATTTGATTGCTTTATTTTTAGTGCTTGGTGCCACTGAAGGTGTAGGACATGTAAATAGAATGCAAACACTTTTAGCAGTACAATCCCAGAGTTATGATGCAATAATAATTTGTACTTTCAAGAAAACTCTAGAAAATGGATGTCATCGCTTTCAGTCTTGAGATATTTTTGTTACCATAACTTATCCAAACAAATACACCTATAGTTGCTcttgacatttaaaaataaaccgggatgggtggggttttttttttccccacggcTGTAATTCTCTTTTCTCATTCAGGCTCAAAGTGGAGGATCGAATCTGTGTTAGTACAGATGGACCCTGGGAAAGTGTCTTGAAGTTTAAACCACCCATGTGCTTCAACATGAAGGATGCTGAGCTGGTGGTGCGCTGCATTGATCGCATCCTCACAGGTTCATATCAAACGCAAGCATTGAACCGCACTTAACTGAACTTTACCCCTCAAAACAATTTCTACTTGTCATTCCCTAGATATGGAAGCCAATGTGAAGCTGGAAAAGGAAGACATCTAAGTTTGTTGCTCctgtaaaaaatgttttaatttgatCAGACATTGTCAGATGGTCACATTCATTAGGTTCAGAGGTAGAGATGATCTAtctgacagtaaaaaaaaaagctcaagcaTTTCACATTGCCATTGTCTGACGTTCGACAGGGTGGACAGTTCATTTCCATACAGTAGGAAAATGTATAATCTCTCAATACATCTATATTCATTTACAGTTTAGATACCTTAAGTGTACAAACCATACATACAGAAGATGAAATATTAGGTTTCCGATACCTTGAAGAACCATATGTATGTAAAGTGTACAATGTGCTATGTCAGTGATGTACCCTCAGTATACAAACCCTATGTATGGAAACTTACGGCCCGCCCTGTATTTAGAAATTTCAAAATCAGAGGCAACCAAGTGTGGTAACACTTGTTATATACGAAAATAAACAATCGTTTTGATTGTGCACCTTTTTGCAAGACTAAAATGAGCAGATTCAATCCATACCTCAATCGGTTCCACAATTACTGCCGTTTTGATATGTAAACTGCAGTTATCTTTGACTCATTTTAAGTGGACAGTTGTGTTCACTTTGGAATAGTTTGTAAATCTAGGTCAAAATACTCTTACTAAAATCAAAACACATGTTAAAGATTAGCACTTACCATACCACACTCACACTAATGTTCGCTCAAGTATCACAGTTCCACATGTAGTGGGTTGAATATTAACACTGCAGGTGGTGAAGCACGCTCCCGCAGCTTCCCAATGAGGCATCCGTCGCGATGATTACTCCGGCTACATCAAGCAAGCCATTTAACAGTACAAAACATTTAACATTAACTTtacaaataataacaaatagATCCATTTGTAATATAAACCAAAAGTTTATTTCTACCAATTTGCCCAAGACACTAGAGGAATGAGTATCCAGTGAGAGAGAGGGGGTACCCtcttacatttatttaacaGGCTTGCATTGAGTTGTATTACACTAGTAAAGCCACCTATAACTGCAGACGCGATCGGGGAAGAGTCTccataaaagcaaaacaaagatataaCAAAA is a window of Syngnathus typhle isolate RoL2023-S1 ecotype Sweden linkage group LG1, RoL_Styp_1.0, whole genome shotgun sequence DNA encoding:
- the LOC133152334 gene encoding protein FAM53C-like isoform X2, whose translation is MVTLITEQLRKQSLEEPYHKAFSVNVTLPALGSSPTISWTARKPTQERSFATQPSFKAQPATCGLDSTWPHQVAKAHHEPEVSITADCFQCSPPPPPPKRHCRSLSVPEDLSQCRSTWHPCASKVWTPVKRATQSAGTSHLSSVASSFPLCGPRTFYKSSSLHSSTSPTFFSLALSTDSPLSWSFPWDPCDSPKTACLSSFATPSSCSSSPTPLVCHAALHRRYSLSPLQVLNTSVLSQCPQLAHNSALPYGCSGMDCSAWSPSPTSACSTPSSSRRDLHRAVPRCRSQPCDMRKPGLKRPHDPDVLPGPRPGLDFSKMTQIGNGEAQVSCSNACTAVVHSQMDQKTVPSPVEFLHRASIRPLSESEEEDEDDTIKRTVTPEADLVFERDCTELDLNLIEEN
- the LOC133152334 gene encoding protein FAM53C-like isoform X1; this encodes MNVKEPHAARDLRVGHTCSRVFWGGMEFELLVSCFQTLPALGSSPTISWTARKPTQERSFATQPSFKAQPATCGLDSTWPHQVAKAHHEPEVSITADCFQCSPPPPPPKRHCRSLSVPEDLSQCRSTWHPCASKVWTPVKRATQSAGTSHLSSVASSFPLCGPRTFYKSSSLHSSTSPTFFSLALSTDSPLSWSFPWDPCDSPKTACLSSFATPSSCSSSPTPLVCHAALHRRYSLSPLQVLNTSVLSQCPQLAHNSALPYGCSGMDCSAWSPSPTSACSTPSSSRRDLHRAVPRCRSQPCDMRKPGLKRPHDPDVLPGPRPGLDFSKMTQIGNGEAQVSCSNACTAVVHSQMDQKTVPSPVEFLHRASIRPLSESEEEDEDDTIKRTVTPEADLVFERDCTELDLNLIEEN
- the phykpl gene encoding 5-phosphohydroxy-L-lysine phospho-lyase, which translates into the protein MASEHLRKEETLTMRRRLIGQSCRLFYSDDPVKIVRARGQYLFDENDRRYLDCISNVHHVGHCHPSVTKAAAEQMELLNTNTRFLHDNLVLYADRLASTLPERLSVFYFVNSGSEANDLALRLAQQYTQHEDVIVLDHAYHGHLVSLIDISPYKFRKLNGQKEWVHVAPLPDTYRGMYKEDEPNPGQAYANTVHDIIEEVHKKGRKIAAFFAESMPSVGGQIVLPQGYSAKVAKYVRSAGGVFVSDEVQTGFGRVGSHFWAFQLQGADFCPDIVTMGKPMGNGHPIACVATTVEIARAFTANGVEYFNTFGGNPVSCAIGLAVLDVIEKEDLRENAKRVGTRLKDLFTELKTRHKIIGDIRGAGLFIGVELVEDRELRTPATKAAAQVVKRLKVEDRICVSTDGPWESVLKFKPPMCFNMKDAELVVRCIDRILTDMEANVKLEKEDI